caggttcaaacaattctcctgtctcagcctcctgagtagctgggattacaggcgcatgcaaccatgtctggctaatttttgtacttttagtagagacagggtttcaccatcttggccaggctggtctggaactcctgacctcgggtgatccgcccaccttggcctcccaaagtgctgggattacaggcatgagccaccgcgcctggcctacattttTTATATGAATAAAACATTTCTAGGCAGAGtggggtggttcacacctgtaatcccagcacattagaaggctgaggcaggaggattgcttgagcctgggagttcgtgattagcctgggcaacatagtaaagcatttctacaaaaaatgaaaaaattatggccaggcacagagcctcatgcctataatcccagcactttgggaggccgaagcatgCGAACTGCTTCAAcctaggagttcaataccagcctggacaacatggtgaaaccctatctctacaaaaaataaaaaaaattagctgggggtgatggcgcatgtctgtagtcccagctacttgggaggatgaagtgggaggatcatttgggcccaggagattgaggctgcagtaagccatgatctggccactgcactcaagcctgagcaatagagtgagatgttgtctctaaataaataaaatttaaaaattatctggccatggtagcgcacacctgtggtcccagctactcaggaggctgaggcaggaggatcacttcagcctaagaggtcaaggcttcagtgagccgtgatcattccagtgcactccatctcaaaaaataaaatagataggccaggtgtggtggctcatgcctgtaatcccagcacttcaggaggccaaggtgggcagatcacaaggtcaaaagttcgagaccagcctggccaatatggtgaaacccctttgctactaaaaatacaaaaattagctgggcatggtggtgggcgcctgtagtcccagctactcaggaggctgaggcaggagaatcgcttgaacccgggaggcagaggttgtggtgagccgagatagagccactgcactccagcctgggcaacaaaagtgaaactctgtctcaaaaaataaaaataaataaataaataaaataaataaaacaggaaaacacacacaaacacacgtatTGTGTGTGAATAAAACATTTCTAAGCTGGCCACAgcagcttatgcctataatcccagcactttgggagggtgaagcagggggactgtttaaggccaggagttcaagatcagcttgggcaacatagctataccctgtcactacaaaaaataaattgccgggcatggtggctcacgcctgtaatcccagcactttgggaggttgaggtgggtggttcacaaggtcaggagttcgagatcagcctgaacaagatggtgaaaccccatctctactaaaaatacaaaaattagccggatgcaatggcaggcacctgtaatcccagctacaggttGGGATccggctgaggtaggagaatcgcttgaacccgggagacggaggttgcagtgagccaagattgtgccattgcactctagcctaggcgacagagcaagactccatctcaaaaaaaaaaaaaaattagtgctgtgtggtggcagacacctgtaggcccagctacccagaaggctgagacagaggattgcttgagcctgggagatgggggctgcagtgaactgtgattgagccactgctttccagcctgggcaacagagtgagatctgtctcgaaaaaaataatcaattaaaaagtaaaacatttctaGAAGGCTCCACaagaaagtggttacagtggttcCCTCTATCAGTGTAGGGGAACAGGGCTGAGGACTGAGTGGCAGGGAGACTTATTGGACCCTTTGAATTTTATGCCTTGTATAtacatttactattttaaaaattttaaatttaaggccaggtgcaatggctcatgcttgcaatcccagcactttgggaggctgtggcaagcagattgcttgagcccaggagttggagaccagcctggacaacatagtaaaaccctatctctaaaaaaaaaaaaaaaaaaaaaagaggaaggaaagaaatgagaaaagaaaaacaatttaaatttaagATATATCAAATATTATCAAATTCTATACAGGTAgctcgtctttttttttttttttttttttttgagatggagtctcactctgtcacccaggctggagtgcagtggcatgatctcggctcactgcaagctccacctcccaggttcacgccattctcttgcctcagcctcctgagtagctgggactacaggtgtccgccaccacgcccggctgattttttgtattttagtagagacggggtttcaccgtgttatccaggatggactcgatctcctgacctcgtgatccgcccgccttggcctcccaaagtgctggggttacaggtgtgagccacggcgcccggccagcTCTTCATATTTTGCAGCTTATTTTACTTCAAAGGAAACTataagacagaaggaagaaaaattaaaagtagtaTTTTGGCCgcgtgtggtagctcatgcctgtaatcctagcactttgggaggctgaggcaggaggattgcttgaggccagcaattcgagaccagcctgggcaatagaaggagaccctgtctcaagataaaagaaagaaatttaaaaaataaaagtagcatttttttatataaaattaagtgCTTTCCAGTTAAacaatttttgagacagtcttcctatttctcccagggtagcctcaaactcctaggctcaagcaatcttcctacctcagcctctggagtagctaggactacagggggtgccatcacacccagcttcaCTTTTACTTATATtaccttatttcttttctgttgttcttatttttctttttaagtttacaTGGACATCTCTAATACCGTGTATTACCTTACTTGATCATGACAacagtcttggccaggcacagtggctcacataatcccagcactttgggaggccaagtcaagcagatcacttgagcccaggagttcaagaccagcctgggcaacatggtgaaaccctgtctctacaaaatatacaaaaattagtaggctgtggtggtgtgtgcctgtagtcccagctactcggggggctgaggccagaggatggcttgagcctgggaggttgtggctgcagtgagccataatggcaccattgcactccagcctgggtgacaaagtgagaccctgtctcaaacaaacaaaaaccagcctTGTTAAGTGGCagaattatatccattttacacaCTCataaacagagcctcagagagATTGACTTGCCATAAGTTACACAGCCAGTAAGTAACACAACTGGAACTCAAATAGTTTTAGCGCTTCCAAATCCTATGGTCTTGCCTCTCTTTTACATTATCTAACACAGTGTGCCCTCCTAAATGCCTTTGGCACACACGCACAAAATGTGATAGAAAATGCACTATTTCTATGTATGTGTGGAGAGGGGAAAGTTCTCTATTATAAATTTACTTTTAGAAACTGAAGACAAGGAAGGAAATTAATTGCATAGCACATTGTACTTTCAGaagtaccaaaaaaaataaaatacatgatttaTACCTACTATTGCTTCTGGCTCAGGTGTTAAGGTGACACTTTTGTTTTATTCGAGAGTTGTTTGATGAAGGGTGAATAAATTATTCTTAGCACCTTAATAAAGACATCTATGTGGGCTGGATGCagatggctcacaactgtaatcccagcactttgggaggccaaggcgggcagatcacgaggtcaggagtttgagaccagcctggccaacatggtgaaacccctgtctctactaaaaatccaaaaattagctgggtgtggtgctgtgtgcctgtaatcccagctactcgggaggctgagacaggagaattgtttgaacccgggaggcggaggttgcaatgagccgagattgcaccactgcactccagcctgggcaacagagcaagactctgtctcgaaagaaaaaaaaagacatctatgTGACCAATATAGGAATAATTAGATgtaccatttattttttattttttgagaggtgttttcctttgttgtccaggctggagtgcagtggcacaatcattgctcattgctgcttcaaactcctgggctcaagtgatcctcccacctcagctttctgagtatctggaactacaggcacgcaccacaatgactggctaatttttaaatattttcacagaaggAGGCGATCTctctgttttgcccaggctggtctcaaacacctggcctcaagtttccttccacctcgccctcccaaagtggcaGGACTAtgggcatgagccgctgcacttGGCCTTACTTCTAAAATTTCTTCTCACGTTATATTTCTATGATTAGCAATGGCATTACCACTGTTCTACAACCTTCACACTACTTTCACATACaatatctcatttgatccttgaAGCAGTCCAGTAAGACAGGCAGGACAGAAATTCCTGACATTCAATAGATTAAGAATCTGagcttggccgggcgtggtggctcacgcctgtaatcccagcactttgggaggccgaggcggccagatcacctgaggtcaggagttcaagaccatcctggccaacatggcaaaaccccatctctactaaaaatacaaaaattagctgggcatgatggtgtacgcctgtaatcccagctaccaggaggctgagacaggataatcgctggaaccggggaggcagaggctgcagtaagccaagatcatgccactgcactccagcctgggcaacagagcaagactccatctcaaaaaaaaaaaaaaaaaaaactgtggctcTGAGAAATTGGTTTTTGTCAAAGTTATGTGCCCTATCACCTAGTTGAATGTTCTAACAAAACATATGGAAAATTCTCAATTATCAGGATCTAAATGTTAATATTAAACTTGTAAATTACATAggtcctttcctttttcttcctgctgGATGCTTGTCATTTATTATTAGTCCTCTTTCACAAAGggagatttattttttactttctatttttgaggtagagtttcgctctgtcacccaggctagagtgcagtggcgcgatctcagctcactgcaagctccacctcctgggttcacaccattctcctgcctcagcctcccgagtagctggtactacatgcgcccgccaccgtgcccagctaattttctgtatttttagtagagacggggtttcaccgtgttagccaggatggtctcgatctcccgatctcgtgatccacccgcctcggcctcccaaagtgctgggattacaggcgtgagccaccgcgcacggccacAAAAGAAGATTTAAGAGCTAAATGACATCCAATCCTAATAAGTCTTACCTCTGCTTAATTAGCTTTCTGAGATCAGGTAGGAAAtggaaagcaattttttttttttttttttgagagagagtttcactcttgttgcccaggctgcagtgcaatggcatgatctcggctcacctcaacctccacctcccgggttcaagtgattctcctgcctcagcctctcgagtagctgggattacaggcatgagccaccacgctgggctaattttgtatttttagtagagacggggttttccattttgaccaggctggtctcgaactcccgacctcaggttatccgcctgcctcggcctcccatagtgctgggattacaggtgtgagccaccaggcccagcctggaAAGCAATTTTCTTACCCATAGGAGCACAAGTGAAATGGGCTGGTTTAAATTTCtggataaaaatttatatttgcatatcatctgttatcaaaatatttacaaaatgtgtAACtggagctggatgtggtggctcattcctgtaattcccacactttggaaggctgaagtgggaggattgcttgaggccaggagtttgagaccaacctggtcaatgTAGCTAGACCCCATATCtatgaaaattataaactttaaatttaaaaccCAAAATATGTGACTACTCTATATCCTAAAACAaaatgtaaggtttttttttttctttttagacagtctcaccctgttgcccaggctggagtgcagtggtgcaatcttggctcactgtgacttttgcctcccaggttcaagtggttctcgtgcctcagcctctcgagtagctcggattacaggcgtgtgctaccatgcccagcaaattttgtatttttattagagatggagttttgccctgttggccaggctggtctcgaactcctgacctcaagtgattcacctaccttggcctcccaaagtgctgggattacacatctgagccaccatgcacaaACCCAAAATTAAGTCTTATAAATCTGAAGCTCAAGATGACAAACTATAGAGgttaaaaatcaaactgccaaGGCTCAAATACTGGCTCATTATCTTAGGTGTGCAATCTCCTGGGCAAGTTTCTTTACCTCCTGGGGCTTCAGATTCCTTCACTCTAAAATAGgggtaagaaaaaaatgcttttttgtttgtttctttttgtttttgtttttgttttgagacagagtctcgttctgtggccaggctggagtgcagtggtgcgatctcagctcactgaacctccgcctcccaggttcaagcgattttcctgcctcatcctctgagtagcagtagctgggactataggtgcgcgccactacacccaactgatttttgtatttttagtagagactgggtttcaccatgttggccgggatggtctcgatctcttgacctcgtgatccgcccacctcggcctcccaaaatactgggattacaaaaAACTGCTTTCTTAAAGATAAAAAGAGATAACGCACGTACGTCTTTAGCACAGTGTCTAACAGTTGAGTATTGATAACTTGACCTGGATATTATTTTTGGCATTTAATGTTCAGCAAGCTAGTTTTGACCATGTACTTTCCTATTCGTAAGTGACTGTGCTTTGGAATATActagaaaatgtatgtaaaatgtctggttttaaaaagatgaaaccACAATATACTCAATTCCCTTTGGAAGTTAGCCATGTATCGCTTTTCTAAATTTTACAAAAAGGAGAGTTACAAAACGTTACTCTGTTAATCAAGGATAAGGCTGAaatggagagttttttttttttaatggaaatggaCTGCACTATAAAAACATTTGATTGAAATGAAAGAAGCTGTAATGTGGTCAAATGATGATTTCTATCTTAATGCTGGACTGATGCAAGCCAAAGAGGGTCAATGTTGCCGCAGGATTACAAGCCCTGCTGAAAGAGATGCATGATGCAACCTCTGTAGTGAACAGAGTCAACTCTTGAGTCACCAGTCTAACCTTTGAGAAGcactaaggaaaaagaaaattcttgagTACTGAGTCACAGGCTCAACATCTTAATAAAGTGTGTTTAGGATGTTTTAGTGGTATCTGGACACAGTATACCCATGAATCTCAAATATTTCATATCAGAGCTTTGCCCTTTCCATAGTAGGTCCTCCAAAAACATTCCTcaaacaaatgaatttttttttttttttttgagatggagtctagctctgctgcccaggctggagtgtagtgacgtgatctcggctcactgcaacctccacctcccgggttcaagcgattctcctgcctcagcctcccgagtagctgggactacaggcatgcaccaccacgcccagctaatttttggatttttatagagacggggtttcatcgtgttaccccggatggtcttgatctcctgaccccgtgatccgtccgcctcggcctcccaaagtgttgggattacaggcgtgagccaccacgcccggccacaaatgaattttttgttttaaagttaagagatcaggcacagtgtctcacgcctgtaatcccagcactttgggaggccgaggtgggcagatcgcttgaggctgggaggttcgaaaccagcctggctaaaatagtgaaacctcatctccaccaaaaaaaaaaaaaaaaaaattagccaggcatggtggtgcgtgcctgtaatcccagctactcaggaggctgaggcaggagaatcgcttgaaccccggaagcggaggttgcagtgagctgagattgcactaccgcactccagcctgggcgtgacagagtgatactccgtcttgaaaaaaaaaaagtattggcaATAGAGTGAACTCCACCTGGTTATCAATCCTAACTCCATCACTCACCAGCTCTGTGACTTGTTTagttatttaatctttttcaGTTTCAATGTCCTCATCTGGAAAACGGGAAATGCCTACCGAGTATTGAACTGTCAAGACTAAATGACACATGAAAAGCACACTGAACAATGCTTAATCCACGGTAGGCTTTCAGCAAATAGTGGTCTCTATTATTTTTTGCAACAGGATGTTATATAAGAATAAGGCATTATCAAGACGATTTTCGCCTATCAAATGTGTTGTCTGCGTGTACATCAGACCTTTTCCTGGAATGAAGGTAGAAAAGTATCAACAATAAAGGATGGAGAAAGCCCCGTAAATGATAACCTTTGCCCCAGAGGGAAACGATAGGCAGCGGAGGGGAAAGTAAAGGGTGGCAAGCTAGAAAAATTAGACATCCAGTGTGGGAGGGCTGGCACTGGAGTGGGTTGCCACAGTAGGGAGGGGACTCAGAGCTGGAGGCAATTCCTTTGGCCGGGCTTGTCCTGCGACTTACCGTGGGGCAGCGCAATGTGGAGAGGCCTGGTAAAATGGCTGGGCAAGGGTGCGGAGGGGACATAACTGGCAGGAAGGAGTCATGATTCGTGGTCGAACAGAGTCCAGACCAGCTCGACCTGTGAGCAACGAACGGCCCTGAGACTCGCATACCCCAGTACCGGTAGTGGCCGTGAAGGGCAAAGAAATGTGTTCTGAGGCGATCCCAGCATCTAAGCTGCGACTGGTCTACTCAGAGACTGGATGGAAGCTGGGAAGAGAAAGCTGCTTCCCGCTTCGGGgtgagggatggaggaagggagaacAAGCAGTAGAGAAGGAAAAGTTTCAGATCCCACAGCCCCGGGGGGTCACTCGTGCTGGACCTACTCCGACCCCCTAGGGCCGGGAGTGAAGACGGGACTTGTGCGGTTACCAGCGGAAATGCCTCAGGGTCAGAAGTCGCAGGAGAGATAGACAGCTGCTGAACCAATGGGACCAGCGGATGGGGCGGATATTATCTACCATTGGTGAACGTTAGAAACGAATAGCAGCCAATGAATCAGCTGGGGGGGCGGAGCAGTGACGTTTATTGCGGAGGGGGCCGCTTCGAATCGGCGGCGGCCAGCTTGGTGGACTGGGCCAATGAACGGCCTCCAACGAGCAGGGCCTTCACCAATCGGCGGCCTCCACGACGGGGCTGGGGGGAGGGTATATAAGCCGAGTAGGCGACGGCGCGGTCGACGCCGGCCAAGACAGCACAGACAGATTGACCTATTGGGGTGTTTTGCGAGTGTGAGAGGGAAGCGCCGCGGCCTGTATTTCTAGACCTGCCCTTCGCCTGGTTCGTGGCGCCTTGTGACCCCGGGCCCCTGCCGTCTGCAAGTCGGAAGCTGCGCTGTGCTCCGGCCTGTGGCTGGACTGCCTGCTGCTGCCCAACTGGCTGGCAAGATGAAGCTCTCCCTGGTGGCCGcgatgctgctgctgctcagcGCGGCGCGGGCCGAGGAGGAGGACAAGAAGGAGGACGTGGGCACGGTGGTCGGCATCGACCTGGGGACCACCTACTCCTGGTAAGTGGGGTTTGCGGATGCAGGGGGACGGGGCGTGGCCGCCTGGCCTGGCGTGAGAAGTGCGGTGCTGATGTCCCTCTGTCGGGTTTTTCTGCCAGCGTCGGCGTGTTCAAGAACGGCCGCGTGGAGATCATCGCCAACGATCAGGGCAACCGCATCACGCCGTCCTATGTGGCCTTCACTCCTGAAGGGGAACGTCTGATTGGCGATGCCGCCAAGAACCAGCTCACCTCCAACCCCGAGAACACGGTCTTTGACGCCAAGCGGCTCATCGGCCGCACGTGGAATGACCCGTCTGTGCAGCAGGACATCAAGTTCTTGCCGTTCAAGGTTCGACCGGGTTTTTCTCATCCAGTTAGAGAACGGGTGGGTGGTGGGAGTATTTAGAGTTATAAGTCTCTGGAAAAGTGTTGAGACAACAGTTGAAGGTTATAGACATGATGTATGTAATAACTTTAATACTATTAGTATGTTACAAAACTTAAGACAGTTGCTGTCGTACTGTCTACGATAGTTTAGGAATAAAAGACCGATTAAAACTGAACTTTGTAAGACACCTATACTCCCTGAAGTATTTCTAGTCAATTTGCAGCCCCAAGGGACCAAAATAAACCAAATTGTGGGGATGGTAGTGTGTCTTTTAAACTTTGAGATGTCATTGTATCTGTGTCTGAAaacaataattctttaaaataggtggttgaaaagaaaactaaaccaTACATTCAAGTTGATATTGGAGGTGGGCAAACAAAGACATTTGCTCCTGAAGAAATTTCTGCCATGGTTCTCACTAAAATGAAAGAAACCGCTGAGGCTTATTTGGGAAAGAAGGTAAATATTTCTAGAACAATGTTAAGTATTTTTTGATCATTAGTATTCTCGGTTGGCTGTCATGTATAGAAGCCTTCGTGAAGGgtttcaaaaattttaatcaGAATGGTATTCATGCTTGTCAGGTTTAATTATTGAGTCCCTTACTATAAGCCAAACAAAATAGacttttcatgtattatttaatgCTTACAATTCCAGGGACATAAAATTTTGTATGTTGTATTCATCAATAAGTTGGCTTAAAAACTAAAGTGATGGtttgactataattttttttttgagatggagtcttgctctgttgcccaggctggactgcagtggcacgatctcagctcactgcaacctctgcctcccgggttcaagcagctctcctgcctcagcctcccaagtaactggaactacaggcacaccaccacacctggctaattttttttttttttaaattttcagtagagacagggtttctccacattgcccaggctggtcttgaaatcctgccctcaggtgatcctcctgcctcagcctcccaaagtgctgggattacaggcacaagccaccgcctGGCCAGACTGTAATTTAAGGGTTAAACTATGTGACAATACACTTAATTATCTTTTATCCTTTTAGGTTACCCATGCAGTTGTTACTGTACCAGCCTATTTTAATGATGCCCAACGCCAAGCAACCAAAGACGCTGGAACTATTGCTGGCCTAAATGTTATGAGGATCATCAACGAGCCGTAAGTATGAAATTCAGGGATACGGCATATTTGCCAAATAGTGGAAATGTGAAGTACTGACAAAACTTTTCCCTTTTTCAATCTAATAGTACAGCAGCTGCTATTGCTTATGGCCTGGAtaagagggagggggagaagaaCATCCTGGTGTTTGACCTGGGTGGCGGAACCTTCGATGTGTCTCTTCTCACCATTGACAATGGTGTCTTCGAAGTTGTGGCCACTAATGGAGATACTCATCTGGGTGGAGAAGACTTTGACCAGCGTGTCATGGAACACTTCATCAAACTGTACAAAAAGAAGACTGGCAAAGATGTCAGGAAAGACAATAGAGCTGTGCAGAAACTCCGGCGCGAGGTAGAAAAGGCCAAACGGGCCCTGTCTTCTCAACATCAAGCAAGAATTGAAATTGAGTCCTTCTATGAAGGAGAAGACTTTTCTGAGACCCTGACTCGGGCCAAATTTGAAGAGCTCAACATGGTATGTTCCTTGTTTTCTGCTTTGCTAATGAGATCTCCTTAGATTCTGAATTCAGGACATTGCATCTAGATACTTAGATAACAGACATCACAGTAACCATGTCTTTTTTCTAGGATCTGTTCCGGTCTACTATGAAGCCCGTCCAGAAAGTGTTGGAAGATTCTGATTTGAAGAAGTCTGATATTGATGAAATTGTTCT
This portion of the Pan troglodytes isolate AG18354 chromosome 11, NHGRI_mPanTro3-v2.0_pri, whole genome shotgun sequence genome encodes:
- the HSPA5 gene encoding endoplasmic reticulum chaperone BiP, encoding MKLSLVAAMLLLLSAARAEEEDKKEDVGTVVGIDLGTTYSCVGVFKNGRVEIIANDQGNRITPSYVAFTPEGERLIGDAAKNQLTSNPENTVFDAKRLIGRTWNDPSVQQDIKFLPFKVVEKKTKPYIQVDIGGGQTKTFAPEEISAMVLTKMKETAEAYLGKKVTHAVVTVPAYFNDAQRQATKDAGTIAGLNVMRIINEPTAAAIAYGLDKREGEKNILVFDLGGGTFDVSLLTIDNGVFEVVATNGDTHLGGEDFDQRVMEHFIKLYKKKTGKDVRKDNRAVQKLRREVEKAKRALSSQHQARIEIESFYEGEDFSETLTRAKFEELNMDLFRSTMKPVQKVLEDSDLKKSDIDEIVLVGGSTRIPKIQQLVKEFFNGKEPSRGINPDEAVAYGAAVQAGVLSGDQDTGDLVLLDVCPLTLGIETVGGVMTKLIPRNTVVPTKKSQIFSTASDNQPTVTIKVYEGERPLTKDNHLLGTFDLTGIPPAPRGVPQIEVTFEIDVNGILRVTAEDKGTGNKNKITITNDQNRLTPEEIERMVNDAEKFAEEDKKLKERIDTRNELESYAYSLKNQIGDKEKLGGKLSSEDKETMEKAVEEKIEWLESHQDADIEDFKAKKKELEEIVQPIISKLYGSAGPPPTGEEDTAEKDEL